From a single Sorghum bicolor cultivar BTx623 chromosome 5, Sorghum_bicolor_NCBIv3, whole genome shotgun sequence genomic region:
- the LOC8058562 gene encoding cationic amino acid transporter 6, chloroplastic, which translates to MDKAALVSESTDDVGPAGGGSSSSFSGLRAYGRALAQTPRRLARRACAATAPHEEMSRVRARSGTRMARALRWWDLVGLGLGGMVGAGVFVTTGRAARLYAGPGLVVSYAIAGLCALLSAFCYTEFAVDMPVAGGAFSYLRVTFGEFAAFLTGANLIMEYVFSNAAVARSFTAYLGTAVGVDAPSKWRIPVPGLPEGFNQVDLVAVGVILLLSVCICYSTKESSVVNLVLTGVHVAFILFIIVMGFVHGDARNLSRPADPVHNPGGFFPHGAAGVFNGAAAVYLSYIGYDAVSTMAEEVERPDRDIPAGVSGSVVLVTALYCLMAASMSMLLPYDAIDPEAPFSGAFKGRDGMAWVSNVIGAGASLGILTSLMVAMLGQARYLCVIGRSGVVPAWLARVDRRTATPVNASAFLGLLTAALALFTELDVLLNLVSIGTLFVFYMVANAVVYRRYVGDPCPAGTGTAHETRAWPTLAFIGAFSLIALSFTLLWQFAPGGAAKAVMLSATAAAAVAVVAAFQALVPQAREPEVWGVPGMPWVPAASVFLNVFLLGSLDRPSYARFGFFSAAVVLVYVLYSVHASYDAEEGGAAADGGAGAGDKLQDHGCEV; encoded by the exons atgGACAAGGCCGCGCTGGTGTCCGAGAGCACCGACGACGTCGGTCCCGCGGGCGgcggctcgtcgtcgtcgttctcGGGGCTGCGCGCGTACGGGCGGGCGCTGGCGCAGACGCCGCGTCGGCTGGCGCGGCGCGCGTGCGCGGCCACGGCGCCGCACGAGGAGATGAGCCGCGTGCGGGCGCGGTCGGGCACCCGGATGGCGCGCGCTCTGCGGTGGTGGGACCTCGTCGGGCTGGGGCTCGGCGGCATGGTCGGCGCCGGGGTGTTCGTCACCACGGGCCGCGCCGCGCGGCTCTACGCGGGGCCAGGGCTCGTCGTGTCCTACGCCATTGCGGGGCTCTGCGCGCTGCTCTCCGCCTTCTGCTACACCGAATTCGCCGTCGACATGCCCGTCGCCGGCGGCGCCTTCAGCTACCTCCGCGTCACCTTCG GGGAGTTCGCGGCGTTCCTGACGGGGGCGAACCTGATCATGGAGTACGTCTTCTCCAACGCCGCCGTGGCGCGCAGCTTCACGGCGTACCTGGGCACGGCGGTCGGCGTGGACGCGCCCAGCAAGTGGCGGATCCCAGTGCCGGGCCTGCCCGAAGGGTTCAACCAGGTGGACCTTGTCGCCGTCGGCGTCATCCTCCTGCTCTCCGTCTGCATCTGCTACAG CACCAAGGAGAGCTCGGTGGTGAACCTGGTGCTGACGGGGGTGCACGTGGCGTTCATCCTCTTCATCATCGTGATGGGGTTCGTGCACGGCGACGCGCGGAACCTGTCCCGCCCCGCCGACCCCGTCCACAACCCCGGCGGCTTCTTCCCGCACGGCGCGGCGGGGGTGTTCAACGGCGCCGCCGCGGTGTACCTGAGCTACATCGGCTACGACGCCGTGTCCACCATGGCCGAGGAAGTGGAGCGGCCCGACCGCGACATCCCCGCCGGCGTCTCCGGCTCCGTCGTCCTCGTCACCGCGCTCTACTGCCTCATGGCTGCCTCCATGTCCATGCTCCTCCCCTACGACGCG ATCGACCCGGAGGCGCCGTTCTCGGGGGCGTTCAAGGGGCGGGACGGGATGGCGTGGGTGTCGAACGTCATCGGCGCCGGCGCCAGCCTCGGCATCCTCACGTCGCTCATGGTGGCCATGCTGGGGCAGGCCCGGTACCTGTGCGTCATCGGCCGCTCCGGCGTCGTGCCCGCCTGGCTCGCCCGGGTCGACCGCCGCACCGCCACCCCCGTCAATGCCTCCGCCTTCCTCG GCCTGCTGACGGCGGCGCTGGCGCTGTTCACGGAGCTGGACGTGCTCCTGAACCTCGTCTCCATCGGCACGCTCTTCGTCTTCTACATGGTGGCAAACGCCGTCGTGTACCGCCGCTACGTCGGCGACCCCTGCCcggccggcaccggcaccgcaCACGAGACGAGGGCGTGGCCGACGCTGGCGTTCATCGGGGCCTTCTCCCTGATCGCGCTCTCCTTCACGCTGCTGTGGCAGTTCGCGCCGGGGGGCGCCGCCAAGGCCGTGATGCTGTCGGCGACCGCGGCGGCCGCCGTGGCCGTGGTCGCCGCGTTCCAGGCGCTGGTGCCGCAGGCGCGGGAGCCCGAGGTGTGGGGCGTGCCCGGGATGCCATGGGTGCCCGCCGCGTCCGTCTTCCTCAACGTCTTCCTGCTCGGCTCGCTGGACCGCCCGTCGTACGCCCGGTTCGGCTTCTTCTCCGCCGCCGTCGTGCTGGTCTACGTGCTCTACAGCGTGCACGCCAGCTACGACGCCGAGGAGGGCGGCGCCGCGGCGGACggaggcgccggcgccggcgacaaGCTGCAGGACCATGGGTGCGAGGTGTAG